One region of Alosa sapidissima isolate fAloSap1 chromosome 1, fAloSap1.pri, whole genome shotgun sequence genomic DNA includes:
- the LOC121713515 gene encoding glial cell line-derived neurotrophic factor: MKLWKGATLAILLCCASLCVLLTKPAMMPAAMPPTPAKQRSWVASLMAPPLPLTSSPTSLPTQSSTSSSPPRSARMGGLRRRARSADNVGSLLSEFTYLFQSFTEGELKQIVSALVDRKSRQDGQEQEDDARSSGGPWSSEDRQSRRTKRARKDQRPCALREVHRTVSELGLGYESDEMVVFRYCSGRCTARRRHYDMVLEHMQRAGQLDNISTSRERKGRGRKDKARYSPCCRPTRYEKDMSFFGNNNIFYTIPDVSARECGCV, encoded by the exons ATGAAGTTATGGAAAGGTGCCACCTTGGCCATCCTGCTCTgctgtgcatctctgtgtgtcctCCTCACTAAGCCTGCCATGATGCCCGCCGCGATGCCCCCCACGCCAGCCAAACAACGCTCTTGGGTGGCATCCCTGATGGCACCACCTTTACCGTTGACGTCATCACCAACATCATTGCCCACACAGTCATCCACATCCTCATCACCTCCGAGGTCAGCGAGGATGGGTGGTCTCCGTCGGCGTGCCCGGTCTGCGGATAACGTGGGCTCTCTCCTCTCCGAGT TCACCTACCTCTTTCAGAGCTTCACGGAGGGCGAGCTGAAGCAGATCGTCAGCGCGCTGGTGGACCGGAAGAGTCGTCAGGACGGGCAGGAACAGGAAGACGACGCTCGCAGCAGCGGTGGCCCGTGGAGCTCTGAGGACAGGCAGAGCCGCAGGACTAAGCGTGCCCGCAAGGACCAGCGTCCGTGCGCACTGCGTGAGGTCCACCGGACAGTCAGCGAGCTGGGCCTGGGCTACGAAAGCGACGAGATGGTGGTGTTCCGCTATTGCAGTGGCAGGTGCACGGCACGCCGGCGCCACTACGACATGGTCCTGGAGCACATGCAGCGGGCTGGCCAACTGGACAACATCAGCACGTCCCGTGAACGGAAAGGCAGGGGGCGGAAGGACAAGGCCCGCTACAGCCCCTGCTGCCGGCCCACTCGCTACGAGAAGGACATGTCCTTCTTTGGCAACAACAACATCTTCTACACGATCCCCGACGTGTCAGCCAGGGAGTGCGGCTGCGTGTGA